A segment of the Erythrobacter sp. F6033 genome:
ATGCCTGCACCAGCCTGCACATTCATAACGCCGTCTTTGACGACTGCAGTGCGCAAGACGATGCAGCTATCGACTGATCCATCGGGCGCGAAGTAACCGACACCGCCAGCATACGCGCCGCGGGTCTCGGTTTCCAATTCAGCAATGATTTCACAAGCACGGATTTTTGGCGCACCTGAAACGGTTCCGGCAGGAAAACCGGCGAAAAGTGCGTCGAGTGCATCCCGGTCATCGGCCAAAGTGCCCACCACATTGCTCACAATATGCATGACATGACTGTACCGCTCGATTGTGAAACTGTCAGTCACTTCCACGCTGCCTTGTGCTGCAACTCGGCCGACATCATTCCGGCCTAGGTCCAGAAGCATCAAATGCTCTGCCAGTTCCTTTGGATCGGCCATCAGGCTGGCTTCGTTGGCACTATCCTCAGCAGGTGTGGCGCCTCTTGGCCTTGTCCCTGCGATCGGACGGATCGTGACTTCACCGTTCCGGACACGCACGAGTATTTCAGGGCTTGAGCCGACTATCGCGAAGCCCGGGAGGTCGAGAAAATATAGGAATGGAGAGGGGTTTACGCGCCGCAATGCCCGGTAAAGTTCCAACGGTGGAAGCTCAAAAGGGCAGGTGAACCTCTGGGCCAAAACGACCTGAAAGATATCGCCAGCCACGATGTAGTCCTTTGCACGGGCGACCATCGATTTGTAGTCCGCTTCGGCCATCACGGGTTTGAGCGACGGCTCTTCAGTGGCTCCAGAAAGCCGCGGTTCTGCCGGGCGAGGGCGGCTGAGCGCGCGCAGTGTTTCATCAATCCGGTCACTTGCCAGCTCGATCGCCTTGGAAGGATCAATCGCGTCCCAAATCGGTGCTACGCAATAGAGCGCATCGGTTAAGCTATCGAAGACAAGAATGATTGTTGGGCGCACAAAGAGCATGTCCGGCAAAGCCAGCTCACTCGCATTTGCTCGTGGCAGCTTTTCGACAAGCCCGATGGTTTCATAACCGAAATAGCCGACCAGACAGGCTAGGGCAGATGGCAGCTCGTCAGGGACATCAATGCGGCACGAATTAGCCAATTGACGCAGTTCGGCCAATGCATCTTGCCTACAGGTTTCGAACGCTTCTTTGTCAGTTTTCCAAGTGCGATTGATTGCTGCCGCGCTCTCGCTGCCCCGAAAGACAAGGTCGGGATCGAGGCCCAAGAGGCTGTAGCGCCCTCTTACTTCTCCGCCTTCGACTGACTCCAACAAAAAGTCGCCGCGCCCCGGTTCTATCAGCCTACGCGCAGCGCCTACTGGTGTGTCGCTATCCGCAACGGTGCGGCGCCACACTAATGCCGGCCGACCAGCGGCCAGAGCGCTGGCGGCTTCGGTTGCATTTTCAATCGTAGCGAGGGCGGGTCTTTCAGTTTTCACAAGTGGTTGCGATTTCTTTGATCAATTGGTTTCGCCAACCAATTGACGACGAACCGCATCAATCGCTGCTTCATTCTGTTCAACGCCAAGCTCCGCAAGAATCGCGCGCGTCAATTGCTCGGTATATTCCTGCGTAAGTGCCGGAGCCAATTGTTGCTGCGTCTGTGCCAGAATTGGGCTGTCATCCGGGAGGTCATCGGTGACGATCTCCCGCAGGTCCACAACATACCAACCGATGTTGTTTGGTGCTTCGTATAGCTTTGTGGACCCAGCTGCCATCGAGAACATCAAGACCAGCGGCGGAGGCGGATTACGGTTTTGTTGAGCAAATAGCTGGCGCCGCTCAAGGTCGATCCGCTCAACTGGAGGGAGTTGGGTTTCTTCAGAAGCAAGCGCTTCAGCTGTGCTGCTTTCCCCGCGAACTTTTTCGAGAACCCGATCAGCGGCTTCTCTGGCTAGCTTGTTGCCTTCGGCAAGGCGCCAAGCATTGACCAATTGCTCTCGTATTTCGTTGAGTGGAGGAGCAGCAGAAAGGGCAATCTCCGCAACATCGAAAACCACAAATTGCTGACCTGGAACGATCTCGGCAAGCTGAGGCTCGCTTTCTTCCATCTGGAAGGCTGTTTCGACGGTGCTGCGAAGCGCTGGATTCAGTGTCTCCCCACTGCCAAATACGCGGCCATCAGCAAGGATCGGAGGAGCCGTGTTGATTTCCAGCCCGTAAGTTTCTGCAACCTCGGGAAGTGACGTTCCATCAGCGATCTCGTCTTCGACGCGCGCGCTAAGATCACCGAGCGCTGCAGCTCGCTTGAGAACCCTCAATTCTTCAGTAATTTCCGGTCTAGCTTGAGCCAGAGAGCGAGCTGGTGTGGCATTAATGCGATCAACCCGTGCAACATACCAGCCGAGACTGCTCTGTGCCGGATCAGCAATTGCCCCCTGAGATGCGGCAAAGACGCTTTCGGAAACTGCGGCGCTCAATGACGAAGAAAGCTGCTCTTTCGTTTGTGCCTCAAGGTTTGAAACGCCAAAGCCAGCTTCGCGGGCAGCTGCTTCAAGAGAAGTACCCCCACGAATGCGCCTTACCAGAGCATTCGCAGCATCTTCGGTTGGGACGAGAAAGGACGATATGTCGCGCATCTCGCTAGCGGCAAAACGCTCTGCATTGTTGCCATAGAAGGTTTGGATCTCTTCGGTCGTCGGAGTGACATCGACGTCGAGCGTATCAGCACCAAAAAGAGCAAAACGGATTGTGCGGCGCTCTGGGCGAACGAAACGAGATTTCTCGGCGCTGTAAAACGCTTCGAGTTGCTCGTTTGTAGGGTCGCCTTCTGGCGCAAATGCAAAACTTGGTATGAAGCCGATTTCTCCGCGACGGCGCTCAAGGAGCAATGCAGCATATTGCTTAGCCGCTTTTTTCGGCATTTGCGGAGCTCCGAGTGCAGGTACAAGCAGCTGCTGTGCTAGAAGACCGTCGGCCAGATCGCGGCGCAAGATTGCATCATTCAATCCCTGCGCACGCAAAGCGCTTTCATAAACAGCCTGATCGAATTCACCGGTAGGTCCGTTGAACGCTCCGATTTTCAGAATTTCGCTGTTTACGAGGTTATCGCCACCGCGAAGGCCATACTTCTCTGCGTAGCCACCGATCCCATAGCGGTCGATCAGCTGGCTGATAACTTCATCAAGCCCGCCTTCTTCAACAAATTGTTGCATACCGATTGTCGGGTTCTGTTGCTGCACCGTACGCAGCGCAGATTCGGCCGTGCTTATCAGTTCGGAGCTGTTGATACGGTCATCGCCGACCGCAGCAACACGGTCACCGCCGGAAACTCCGCCAAATGTGGAGCCAGTTATGTCGGCAGCTGCGAATGCGAGCGCCACGAGAACCAGAAAACCAATAAAAATCGGCAAACCGATCTTGGATTGGAAAAAATTGCGAAAAAAGGAGATCATGGCGTTGGTCTATTCCGGCGATTTGATGGGCTGAGCGGCGGAATGACGCAGCGGCACCCATAGGTAAGCGCCCGTAAGGGCTGGTTTGGAAGCGCTTTATCGGCCCTGCGACCTCGCGGCAACAGGTCTGACAGTCTTTTGACTGTATCTCTTTACTCGTCTAGCGGACGCGGCCCCCTGACCCTACATCGGGTCCACAGATTCGTCCGACTAACGGACTTTGCAGGATATTGAGATGCCCAAGCGGCCATACATCGTTGGAAACTGGAAAATGCATGGAACCCGCGCCATGCTTTCAGAGGCTCGTACAATTGACCGCGCCGCCCAGCGCCACATGAAAGTTGAGGTGGCAATTGCGCCTCCTTACACACTGATCCATCCCGTCCATCGGGAAGCGGAACAGATTGCGGTTGGCGCTCAAGATTGTCACCATGAAGAGAGCGGTGCCCATACTGGCGATATTTCGGCTGCGATGGTTGCCGATGCTGGCGGAAAATTCGTCATCCTCGGTCATAGTGAGCGTCGTCAGAATCATGGCGAAACTGACTCGGAGATCAAAGCAAAGGCAGATGCTGCGCTGAATGCCGGTCTGCGGATCATTCTTTGCTGCGGTGAAAGCGAGAAGACGCGCGATTCTGGGAAAGCGGTTTCACACGTAAAGAAGCAGTTGAAAGCATCTCTGCCTCAGTTCGAAGATTCGTCTGAAGACATCAGCGAACGGCTTACTGTCGCTTATGAACCAATCTGGGCGATTGGAACCGGCAAGACAGCAACCACTGACGATATTGCCGAAATGCACGGTGAAATCCGGGCATTGTTGATTTCACTTTATGGTGAAGAGCACGGGGCAGAGGTTCGCATTTTGTATGGCGGATCTGTGAAGCCTGAGAACGCAGCCGAGATTTTGGCCACGCAGGATGTCGGTGGGGCTCTTGTTGGCGGAGCCAGCCTTACAGCGGACAGTTTTATGGGCATTGCGATGGCAGCGGGCGAAGCCGAGGAAAGCTGACAGTAGGCAGGCAAGACTTGCCGCTTGCCAATGCGCACCCTAAGTAGCGCCAGTAATTCAAATCGAGATCACACAGACATGTTCCTTTTCCTAACTGTTTTGCAAGCTATCGTCGCCGCTGGTTTGGTCGGCGTAGTCCTTATGCAGCGTTCTGAAGGGGGCGGTCTTGGCATCGGCGGAAATCCGAATGGCGCACTCGGTGCGCGCGGTGCAGCCGACTTTCTGACACGCGCGACCAAGTGGTTGGCGATAGCGTTCGTTGCTTTGTCAATCGCGCTGGCCGCCGTTGCCGTCAACGAAACCAGCAGCAATTCGATCACGTCCACACTCGATCGCGAAACCCCGGCAGCGACTACTGAAGACTTGCTCGGCGGCCCTGCAGGTGGAGAAGCTGCAGATCCGCTCGCGGGTCCGGGTGAGGGCGCTGAAGGAACGGAAGCTCCTGCAACGGGCGATCCACTCGCCGAATAACTCTGCATAAGCAGGTTTTTCTGACATTGGTTGTGGATGGCAGGGCAATTGCTCGCGCAATTTTCTTGCCACGAATCCAGTTCTACCCTTAAGGCTCAACTCCCATGGCGCGGTACATATTTATAACCGGCGGCGTGGTTTCCTCGCTTGGCAAAGGTCTTATGGCAGCAAGTCTTGCTGCTCTCCTTCAAGCGCGTGGCTACAAGGTCCGCATTCGGAAATTCGATCCCTATCTCAATGTCGATCCCGGCACGATGAGCCCGTATCAGCATGGCGAAGTCTATGTGACCGACGATGGCGCAGAGACGGACCTTGATTTGGGGCATTATGAACGCTTTACAGGCGTCTCTGCCCGCCAAAGTGACAACATCACGTCTGGCCGCGTTTATCGGGACATTATCGCAAAAGAGCGGCGCGGAGATTACCTTGGCGCGACGGTCCAAGTCATTCCGCATGTAACCGATGCTATCAAGCAATTCGCTTTAGATGATCAGGATGATCACGATTTCATTCTTTGTGAGATCGGCGGGACGGTTGGCGACATCGAATCCCTGCCATTCATGGAGGCGATTCGTCAGCTTCGGAACGATTTGGAGCCGATGCAAACGCTTAGTGTCCATGTGACACTTGTTCCCTACATCGCGGCAGCAGGCGAACTTAAAACGAAACCGACACAGCATTCCGTGCGTGAGCTAGCGAGCCTTGGGATCAAGCCTGACGTGCTGCTGTGCCGCGCGGAGCATCCTATTCCAGATAGCGAGCGTCAAAAAATCGCGAACTTTTGTAATGTTCGCAAAGAAGCTGTGATACCCGCGCTGGACGCTCCATCGATCTACTCGGTTCCCTTGCAATATCACCAGGTGGGCCTCGATGCAGAGGTACTGCGCGGCTTTGGCATCACCGACTCTCCTGATCCGGATCTAACCTCTTGGAATGATGTGACAGACCGTTACTTCAATCCAGAGGGTGAAGTGACAATTGGCGTTGTCGGCAAATATGTCGGCCTTCCCGATGCCTATAAGAGCCTAAATGAGGCCTTGGTTCACGGTGGATTGGCCAATCGGGTCAAGGTGAACATCAAGTGGATTGATGCTGAGGTTTTCGAAGGCGAAGACGAAAGCGCCCTTCTGGCCGAGCTTGAACCCTTGCACGGCATCCTGGTGCCCGGCGGCTTTGGTGAAAGAGGTAGCGAGGGTAAGATCGCAAGTGTCAAATTCGCGCGACTACGCAAAGTCCCATTCTTCGGTATTTGTCTCGGCATGCAGATGGCATGCGTGGAAGGCGCGCGCGAAGCTGGTTTCGAAGCTGCATCCTCAACAGAATTTGGGGAAACGAGTGAGCCTGTCGTCGGAATTATTACCGAGTGGATGAGCGAAGAAGGTATTCAAGAGCGTGAAGAGGGCGGCGACATGGGCGGCACCATGCGGCTTGGGGCCTATGATGCCAAACTCGGTGCCAACAGCCACGTTTCGCG
Coding sequences within it:
- the trpE gene encoding anthranilate synthase component I; its protein translation is MENATEAASALAAGRPALVWRRTVADSDTPVGAARRLIEPGRGDFLLESVEGGEVRGRYSLLGLDPDLVFRGSESAAAINRTWKTDKEAFETCRQDALAELRQLANSCRIDVPDELPSALACLVGYFGYETIGLVEKLPRANASELALPDMLFVRPTIILVFDSLTDALYCVAPIWDAIDPSKAIELASDRIDETLRALSRPRPAEPRLSGATEEPSLKPVMAEADYKSMVARAKDYIVAGDIFQVVLAQRFTCPFELPPLELYRALRRVNPSPFLYFLDLPGFAIVGSSPEILVRVRNGEVTIRPIAGTRPRGATPAEDSANEASLMADPKELAEHLMLLDLGRNDVGRVAAQGSVEVTDSFTIERYSHVMHIVSNVVGTLADDRDALDALFAGFPAGTVSGAPKIRACEIIAELETETRGAYAGGVGYFAPDGSVDSCIVLRTAVVKDGVMNVQAGAGIVADSDPDSEHAECRAKAGALIAAAREAVRVASEPGFGQ
- a CDS encoding SurA N-terminal domain-containing protein, with the translated sequence MISFFRNFFQSKIGLPIFIGFLVLVALAFAAADITGSTFGGVSGGDRVAAVGDDRINSSELISTAESALRTVQQQNPTIGMQQFVEEGGLDEVISQLIDRYGIGGYAEKYGLRGGDNLVNSEILKIGAFNGPTGEFDQAVYESALRAQGLNDAILRRDLADGLLAQQLLVPALGAPQMPKKAAKQYAALLLERRRGEIGFIPSFAFAPEGDPTNEQLEAFYSAEKSRFVRPERRTIRFALFGADTLDVDVTPTTEEIQTFYGNNAERFAASEMRDISSFLVPTEDAANALVRRIRGGTSLEAAAREAGFGVSNLEAQTKEQLSSSLSAAVSESVFAASQGAIADPAQSSLGWYVARVDRINATPARSLAQARPEITEELRVLKRAAALGDLSARVEDEIADGTSLPEVAETYGLEINTAPPILADGRVFGSGETLNPALRSTVETAFQMEESEPQLAEIVPGQQFVVFDVAEIALSAAPPLNEIREQLVNAWRLAEGNKLAREAADRVLEKVRGESSTAEALASEETQLPPVERIDLERRQLFAQQNRNPPPPLVLMFSMAAGSTKLYEAPNNIGWYVVDLREIVTDDLPDDSPILAQTQQQLAPALTQEYTEQLTRAILAELGVEQNEAAIDAVRRQLVGETN
- the tpiA gene encoding triose-phosphate isomerase, with product MPKRPYIVGNWKMHGTRAMLSEARTIDRAAQRHMKVEVAIAPPYTLIHPVHREAEQIAVGAQDCHHEESGAHTGDISAAMVADAGGKFVILGHSERRQNHGETDSEIKAKADAALNAGLRIILCCGESEKTRDSGKAVSHVKKQLKASLPQFEDSSEDISERLTVAYEPIWAIGTGKTATTDDIAEMHGEIRALLISLYGEEHGAEVRILYGGSVKPENAAEILATQDVGGALVGGASLTADSFMGIAMAAGEAEES
- the secG gene encoding preprotein translocase subunit SecG gives rise to the protein MFLFLTVLQAIVAAGLVGVVLMQRSEGGGLGIGGNPNGALGARGAADFLTRATKWLAIAFVALSIALAAVAVNETSSNSITSTLDRETPAATTEDLLGGPAGGEAADPLAGPGEGAEGTEAPATGDPLAE
- a CDS encoding CTP synthase — encoded protein: MARYIFITGGVVSSLGKGLMAASLAALLQARGYKVRIRKFDPYLNVDPGTMSPYQHGEVYVTDDGAETDLDLGHYERFTGVSARQSDNITSGRVYRDIIAKERRGDYLGATVQVIPHVTDAIKQFALDDQDDHDFILCEIGGTVGDIESLPFMEAIRQLRNDLEPMQTLSVHVTLVPYIAAAGELKTKPTQHSVRELASLGIKPDVLLCRAEHPIPDSERQKIANFCNVRKEAVIPALDAPSIYSVPLQYHQVGLDAEVLRGFGITDSPDPDLTSWNDVTDRYFNPEGEVTIGVVGKYVGLPDAYKSLNEALVHGGLANRVKVNIKWIDAEVFEGEDESALLAELEPLHGILVPGGFGERGSEGKIASVKFARLRKVPFFGICLGMQMACVEGAREAGFEAASSTEFGETSEPVVGIITEWMSEEGIQEREEGGDMGGTMRLGAYDAKLGANSHVSRIYGGASEISERHRHRYEVNARYIDPLERQGLVFSGLSPDGLLPEIVERPDHPWFVGVQFHPELKSRPFDPHPLFAGFIAAALEQSRLV